In Granulicella mallensis MP5ACTX8, the sequence CCTGATGTTGCGTATCGGCGATCATCCTCCCGTGCCTGTTGTGTTTGATACGGGCACGAACGGCAACCTGATCGATCTCAAGCTGGCCACGTCTCTGCAGCTTCCCAAAGCAGGACCCTCTCCTTCGATCGATGGCAGCACAGGGAAGCCTGTACCCGGTTTCGACACCTTCATCAAGGGCGCAAGCCTTGGCGGAGTTCCCATCGCCGATGCGAGGGCGACAGCTCTCGCGTATGACAATACCGACGAGGTCGGCATCTTTGGGCCGAACAGCTTTCCCAACCATCTTGTGCGCATGGAAGGCCTCAAAAGCAGACTGGTCCTTCAGGAGAAGACCCCCGAGACGATTCCAAGCGGCAAACCCTTCGCCTATCTGGGAACGCACGATGACAGTCTTCCGTCTGCGGTGCTTGATTTTGGGGAGATCAAGGTAACGGCGATCCTGGACACCGGCAATGATGCGCCCATCATTCTGCCCATGATTTATAAAGATAAGCTGCCTTTGGATGGGGCTCCAGTACAGATCGGGTTCGCCGTATCGGCAGCAGGCAAGCAGCCGATCTATCAAGCCCGATTGAAAGGTTCCGTCCGGCTTGGGGATGTGAAGTTGGACCAACCCCAGATCCGCTTCATGGAGGGCGGACGTCCTAACATCGGTCTGCCCATCCTGCGAATGCTCACCGTGGTCTTTGACCCAACGGAATCACGTGACTGGATTCTGCCGACGGAAGCCCCAAAACCTTAGGGTATGGAGCTGTTTTGTTCACGAGGTTTTGATCTTCGCTTCGTCAGGGGAGGATTAGATTGATCGGAGTTCGGATACTCGAACACTGAGCGTTCTGCTCAGGCACTGGCTTGGATAGTTGATCTAACACTAAGGAGAAATTAGATGCCCTACAGCCCATTGCTTGTCAAACCCTTTCGCGACGAAGTCACCGAAGTTGACGTTCAGGAATTATTGACCTCTCAGGATGTAGATAATTTTTTCAATAACCAGACGGGCTCGGCTCTTCTGTTTATCAACTCCGTATGCGGCTGTGCGGCAGGAACGGCGAGGCCGGCACTGCGTCAGGCAAAGGCAAACGGGAATGGAAAAACACCTGATAGGTGGGTGAGTGTCTTCGCCGGTCAGGACCTTGAGGCCACAGCAAGGGCCAGAGGTTATTTCCCGGATATACCACCTTCGTCTCCATCCATTGCATTATTCAAAGATGGCGAACTTGTCTATTTCGTTCCCAAACATCGGATAGAAGGCCGGGATGCGAATGGTCTGGCAAATGATCTGACCAGCGCATTCAGTGAAGTCCTGTAAAGGGCTGTTCTTTCACTTCATCCTAAGAATCAGCACATGACGTGAAAGCCCGTTTTCGGTGATGGCAGCAGGGAAGAAAGCTCCCTCTGCCATCTCATCCTTTTGGGGCAGCGTATCGATCAACGCCTGAACTGCCTGAGATGATGATCCGTGTGAAGATATCCCCATCGCATCCAGTCCACAAACGACATCGCGCCAAACAAAGAGTGATCGACGCGGGTCGACAGAAGTGCTCTAACTCGGCCAGGACATCAGCCCGATGCATGCGGCTCGATTATTAGGTTTGAAAGGCATCCATGAAACGCAGCCAGAAGTGTTCTCAACGTCTCAGAGCGGGAGTCATTCTGCTGAGTTGCATTGGCCCATGTTTCGCGCAAAATCTGTCGAGCGGGTCAAAGGCTAAACCGCTGGCGTTCGAGGTAGCTACGGTGAGACCAACTCGGCCGGATTCCACGAACGAGGATTGGGACAGTGAAGGTAACCGCGTCACCATCAAGGGCTATTCTCTTCGTCAACTGATCAAGGCAGCATTCAACCTGAGGAGCGCCGCACAGATCCTGGGAGGGCCTGAGTGGCTAGACAAACAACGCTTCGACATATTGGCCATAATAGACGAGGAACAGGCAACATCCTTTCATGCAGCGGGTGCCGATCGGGATGAGGAGGCTGAAATCCAAATGATGCTGCAGACTCTCCTTTCGGAACGCTTCAACCTTAGAGTCAAATCTGTTGAGAAAAAACTACCCATATTCGGACTGGTGGTCAGTAGCACTCATACACGGCTCGTTCCGGATTTGGCAAAGCCTCGCAGCTTATCAATCCGCAACGGACACATGGTTGCAGTCGCGACTTCAATGGACGACATGGCTCAGAGCTTGACACGAATGCGAGAGGTCGGCGATCGAATGGTTATCAACCAAACCAGCCTCGTCGGAACCTATGATTTCGACCTCAGCTGGACTCCGGACCGTGGTGCCGGAGTTCCCGAACAAGCTGTTTACCCCGGCCTCTTCACGGCTCTCCAAGATCAACTAGGGTTGAAATTGAGGCCTGGAAAAGCTGACGCACCAGCTCTTGAAGTTCTCGCGGCGGAGCTTCCACATTTCGATTGATTGATATTGACGCTGCTAGGTTCAGTCCATACAGCGCGATTATCGTGGGATGCTCGCAACGGTCTATGGTCCGGTACGCGTCAATCACTTAGATGGACTGTAGAGAGGGCAGTGACTGATTTGCTTTGCAGAAACCGACACTTCAACTTTGCGCTTACAGTGTCACTATACAGAATATCCGTTATCAGACATAGATATGCTTTCTGCGCGTTACTCTACTAACGATGGCGCGCTCGATTTGCTCCAAGCGGAACATTCCGAGACTCTAATTGGCTGACCAGCCGCTGCCGTGAACCTGAAACAGACGCAGCACGCTCCGAGAGCAAGGTCCGAATCTTTGCACGGTATGGTTCGCTTTCAGGGCGACTTTTCGATCGACTTTGCCTAACCGTGCGCATTTCCCAATGCTGACGAACATCCTTCTGGCTATTCGTCGCATCAAATTGGGTTGTAAATCCTCTTTCTCATGCGAAGTGAAAATGAGTGGGCGATGTCGTTCGACGATGCGCCAACGCTATGGTGGGCGTGACATCAAACGATGAGGAATGCTTCTCTTCCGATGTTAGTTTGAACTTCCGACATTGCATCCATGATCAATCAGGATTGTCGGCTATGGCTACGGCTCCTACTTGCTCCGCCTACCAGGAAGTAACCGGGAAAAGCTATAGAAATGTGCACATCGAGTTCCAACAAGCTGCACAGATAGTTCAACATCTCAGGAGGATTCCGCAATGAAGCATCTTCAATCCGCTCCTTTTTGTTTCGTACTTCTTTTTGGCTTCAGCGCAGGCCTCACCGGGTGCAGCATGGGCTCCTTTCAGCCCAGCACCCCCAGCACCGATACTCCAACAGAGATGAGTGGGGCCATCCATGGTGGACAGCAGCCTATCGTGGGATCTACCGTCACGATGTACGAGACGAACACCAACGGTGCCCCCGGAACGGTGACCAATGGTAGCGTGGTGGTAGGCCAAGCACTTGCGCTCACCGATGCTAATGGAGCCTTCAATTTTGCGACGACATTGACGTGCAATCCGGGCGGTCAATTGTGGATCGAGGCCGCCGGGGGCGATCCGATAGACGGACCCAAGGGGACGACCAACCACCCCGCGGTGCTCCAGGCTGCCGCGTTAGGACCCTGCCCTACTCTCGGAATAAACATTGGCGGTACCTACACTTACGTGTTCATCGATGAGGTCTCGACCGTGGCGTTCGCTTATGTAGCCGGGCCCTGGTATACCGGCAGCGCACTTAATAGTGCATGGCCGCAGACTACCGCAGGGCAGCTCGGAGTAGCGCAGGCCTTCGCCACCGCCGGAAACCTTTACGCTATATCGGGCGGCAGCGGTCAGGGATTGGCGAACACGACCACACCTAACGGCAACGGAACTGTTCCGCAGGCGACCATTCATACGATTGCCAATATCGATGCGGCCTGTATCAACTCCGCCGTCGGGTCTGCCACATGCTCCACGTACTTTGGGGCCACGGGCGGCAGCACGGCCACGACGAATACGCTGCAGGCGCTGGTCTACATGGCCCGGCACATCGGTGGCGTCCCCGTCGCGACCGTATACCCTCTTCAGCCGACCACGCCTCAGTTCTCCCCCAATCTCTCCACCGCGCCCACAAGCTTCGCTCTCGAGGTTCTTTACACCGGCGGTGGAATCAAGGGCCCAGATGGCCCAGGGGGCATAGCGATTGATGCCAACAACAATATCTGGATAGCATCGCAGAGTCAGAGTACGGCTGGCATTGGCGAATTTTCGAATCTTGGCGTTGTCAAATCCCCCCTTCCCAATGGCTGGACAGACTCTTCGCTCTCGGTGGGGACAACTTTCATCACTCTTGGTGGCAACGGCTCTCTCAATGCGATCACGCAAGGCAACAGTTGTCTTACCTCACTTAATAACAATGGTTCAATAATCTCTGGTGCACCCTGTAACACTGCAATGACGGATACAGAAGGGATCGCAGCGGGCAGCTCCCATCTCTGGATTGCAGACACCAATTTGAACGAAATCTCTGAGGTGACCACAAGCGCTTACACTGCCACCCTCTCGGGAAATGGACTGAACCATCCTTACGCAGTCGCAGTGGATGATAGTCAAAATGTGTGGGTCGCGAACTTCTTAGGTAATACGTACTCGAAGTTTACCAGCGCGGGCGTCGCGGTGAGCACCGGAGGCTCAGGACTCAATCAACCGGGTTCTGTTGCCCTGGACAAAAGCAGCAACGCGTGGTTTGCCAACAGGAACAACACCAACATTGTTGAATTGAACAGCGCCGGCACAGCCGTCGCTGGTAGCCCGTTCACTTGTGGAGCCGGAAACGCGTCCGGAATTGCAGTGGATGGTGATGGCAACGTCTTCACCATGGGTTTCACCACGATCTCCGAGTATACGGCCGCCGGCATTTGCGAATTCCAGTCAGTTCCAGCGGTGGGTGGGGGCGGAACGAGAGGAATTGTCGCAGTTCTTAGCGGTCTGGCGATCGACGGGTCCGGCAATATCTGGTTCTCAAGCTCTACCGGGAACCAAGTGGGGGAAATTATCGGCATGGCAGCCCCCGTGGTGACACCGCTTGCCCTCGCCGCCAACAACGGTACACTGGGTACCCGTCCCTAACGGTGGCTCCAGCATCACAGTCTGCTTTCACAAGAACCTCTGTCCTTTCGTCGACCATAGCCGCGCAACTATATGAATTCACAGGAGCCAATTAATGAATGCCATACAATTCCGCTTTCTTGCAGCTCTATCGCTTCTACTCGCCGCTACATCTGCATATGCACAGGGAGGCTGCTCCGACTCACCGGAGGCTCCGACTTATGTCCTGATGTTGGTCGGCTCGGTCGGCATGTTCTACGGTTCTTCAGTGCTGATGAAACTTGTTCGCCGCAAGCGCAGCTGCTGATATCTGAGGCTGGCGGCTCAATTGGACGCAGGTGATCTCGACAGTTGACTAACTCTAGTTGCAGAGTGAGGTCGAGTTGCGAGGGTACTATTCACAAACTAATTTTAAATCAGTTGAAGCCAGATCATGCTTCTGATTCTCGAGCCACTGATGACCCCATGCCACCAGTGATCGCACGCAGCACTTACACGTGGGGCAGTCGTGATGGAATGTCCGCTTATGGCATCGCGGTACTGGTAACCATTGGTAGTGTGTCGTTGCTTCCTCTGTGGCTAATCATTGGACATCTTTGGGCGACCGACCCGCTCCGTTCGATCGGAGCATTATTCCCCTTCGTCAGTCTGATCGGCGTGGTGGCTGCTTGGCGACGGCTCGGTTGGAATCTCGATGGAAGCTTGTGGGGAATACTGCTTGTGGGGCTATCCATTCTTCTCGCCCACGTGATAAGCGTATCGAATTTAGTCATCTTTTTTCAATCTGAACGGATTGGCCTGTTGCATCCCGGCGCAGTATTGTTCCTCTATGGAGCCGGAGTTACGGTGCTTTTTGGCGGGGTCCGTCTCTTACGTGTCGGGATAGCGCCCCTTTGCCTACTGTTTTTCATCGATCCAGTACCGCAATTCTTTAATTCTGCGGTAGATCTACCGTTGCAGGAGCTTTCGGCTTTGACGGCGCGCGCATTTTCCCATCTGATCGGGCTCAACCCGACTGGTGCTCAGCTTCGCATGATGTTTGCGCCGGATTTTGGCATGCTGATCGTGCCTGGCTGCAATGGGGTTCGAGGCTCGATTACTCTCGCGTACTTAGTACTGATCTTTGGCTACAGCCGACGCCTGCGCCCTCGCAATCTTGGTCTCATCACATTGGCTGCAGGTCTTCTGGGCTATGGACTCAACCTGCTC encodes:
- a CDS encoding aspartyl protease family protein — translated: MPLANPVLLFLSVLSLPLAAQSTPAPASVEAPATATTQAPKAAPKVMIPLYMSSKRALLMLRIGDHPPVPVVFDTGTNGNLIDLKLATSLQLPKAGPSPSIDGSTGKPVPGFDTFIKGASLGGVPIADARATALAYDNTDEVGIFGPNSFPNHLVRMEGLKSRLVLQEKTPETIPSGKPFAYLGTHDDSLPSAVLDFGEIKVTAILDTGNDAPIILPMIYKDKLPLDGAPVQIGFAVSAAGKQPIYQARLKGSVRLGDVKLDQPQIRFMEGGRPNIGLPILRMLTVVFDPTESRDWILPTEAPKP
- a CDS encoding BrxA/BrxB family bacilliredoxin, with the protein product MPYSPLLVKPFRDEVTEVDVQELLTSQDVDNFFNNQTGSALLFINSVCGCAAGTARPALRQAKANGNGKTPDRWVSVFAGQDLEATARARGYFPDIPPSSPSIALFKDGELVYFVPKHRIEGRDANGLANDLTSAFSEVL
- a CDS encoding TIGR03435 family protein, whose protein sequence is MKRSQKCSQRLRAGVILLSCIGPCFAQNLSSGSKAKPLAFEVATVRPTRPDSTNEDWDSEGNRVTIKGYSLRQLIKAAFNLRSAAQILGGPEWLDKQRFDILAIIDEEQATSFHAAGADRDEEAEIQMMLQTLLSERFNLRVKSVEKKLPIFGLVVSSTHTRLVPDLAKPRSLSIRNGHMVAVATSMDDMAQSLTRMREVGDRMVINQTSLVGTYDFDLSWTPDRGAGVPEQAVYPGLFTALQDQLGLKLRPGKADAPALEVLAAELPHFD
- a CDS encoding NHL repeat-containing protein, yielding MKHLQSAPFCFVLLFGFSAGLTGCSMGSFQPSTPSTDTPTEMSGAIHGGQQPIVGSTVTMYETNTNGAPGTVTNGSVVVGQALALTDANGAFNFATTLTCNPGGQLWIEAAGGDPIDGPKGTTNHPAVLQAAALGPCPTLGINIGGTYTYVFIDEVSTVAFAYVAGPWYTGSALNSAWPQTTAGQLGVAQAFATAGNLYAISGGSGQGLANTTTPNGNGTVPQATIHTIANIDAACINSAVGSATCSTYFGATGGSTATTNTLQALVYMARHIGGVPVATVYPLQPTTPQFSPNLSTAPTSFALEVLYTGGGIKGPDGPGGIAIDANNNIWIASQSQSTAGIGEFSNLGVVKSPLPNGWTDSSLSVGTTFITLGGNGSLNAITQGNSCLTSLNNNGSIISGAPCNTAMTDTEGIAAGSSHLWIADTNLNEISEVTTSAYTATLSGNGLNHPYAVAVDDSQNVWVANFLGNTYSKFTSAGVAVSTGGSGLNQPGSVALDKSSNAWFANRNNTNIVELNSAGTAVAGSPFTCGAGNASGIAVDGDGNVFTMGFTTISEYTAAGICEFQSVPAVGGGGTRGIVAVLSGLAIDGSGNIWFSSSTGNQVGEIIGMAAPVVTPLALAANNGTLGTRP
- a CDS encoding PExPT-CTERM protein, whose translation is MNAIQFRFLAALSLLLAATSAYAQGGCSDSPEAPTYVLMLVGSVGMFYGSSVLMKLVRRKRSC